Proteins encoded together in one Mobula birostris isolate sMobBir1 chromosome 7, sMobBir1.hap1, whole genome shotgun sequence window:
- the pou4f3 gene encoding POU domain, class 4, transcription factor 3, producing the protein MMAMNGKQQFSMHPMLQEPKYPSLHTSSDAMRRVCLPTPPLQSNIFGGFDESLLARAEALAAVDVVAHSKSHHHFKPDITYHTMSSVPCSSSSSTLAISHPSTLSSHHVHPGHQILDTELLDISPSLTGMAGPDPSSMLSTQAHSHNLNTMGNLHQAMSMGHPHSFATHNGMPCLNDVEADPRELEAFAERFKQRRIKLGVTQADVGSALANLKIPGVGSLSQSTICRFESLTLSHNNMIALKPVLQTWLEEAENAYREKATKPEMYSSSERKRKRTSIAAPEKRSLEAYFAIQPRPSSEKIAAIAEKLDLKKNVVRVWFCNQRQKQKRMKYSANH; encoded by the exons ATGATGGCCATGAACGGGAAGCAACAGTTCAGTATGCACCCAATGCTCCAGGAGCCCAAGTACCCGAGCTTGCACACCAGCTCAGATGCCATGAGGAGGGTTTGTCTACCAACCCCACCG CTTCAGAGCAATATATTCGGCGGCTTTGACGAGTCTCTGTTAGCCCGCGCTGAAGCTTTGGCAGCTGTGGATGTGGTAGCGCACAGCAAGAGTCACCATCACTTCAAGCCGGACATCACCTACCATACCATGAGCAGCGTCCCCTGCAGCTCCAGCTCATCGACCCTCGCCATCTCTCACCCGTCGACGCTGTCGTCTCACCATGTCCACCCCGGCCACCAGATACTGGACACCGAGCTGCTGGACATCTCCCCGAGTTTGACGGGTATGGCAGGACCAGACCCATCGTCGATGCTCTCCACGCAAGCCCACTCACACAACCTTAACACCATGGGGAATCTTCACCAAGCAATGTCCATGGGCCACCCTCACTCCTTCGCCACCCACAACGGTATGCCGTGCCTAAACGACGTAGAAGCCGACCCCAGGGAGCTGGAAGCTTTTGCCGAGAGGTTTAAGCAGAGGAGAATCAAACTAGGGGTGACACAGGCTGACGTTGGTTCTGCCTTGGCCAATTTGAAGATTCCCGGGGTGGGCTCCCTCAGTCAGAGTACCATCTGCAGGTTCGAATCCTTGACTCTTTCGCACAATAACATGATCGCACTTAAGCCGGTGCTTCAGACCTGGCTGGAAGAGGCGGAAAAcgcttacagagagaaggcaaccAAGCCAGAGATGTACAGCTCCAGCGAGAGAAAACGTAAGCGGACCTCCATCGCGGCTCCGGAGAAGCGCTCTTTGGAAGCTTACTTTGCCATCCAGCCCCGTCCCTCCTCAGAGAAAATCGCAGCGATCGCAGAGAAGTTAGACcttaagaagaacgtggtaaggGTCTGGTTTTGCAATCAAAGACAGAAGCAGAAGCGGAtgaaatactcagcaaatcaCTGA